The following proteins are co-located in the Anoplopoma fimbria isolate UVic2021 breed Golden Eagle Sablefish chromosome 18, Afim_UVic_2022, whole genome shotgun sequence genome:
- the LOC129107117 gene encoding protein c-Fos-like — translation MMFTTFNTECDSSSRCSTASPSGDNLGYYPSPAGSYSSMGSPQSQDFTDLTASSASFIPTVTAISTSPDLQWMVQPLISSVAPSHRAPPYSPSPAYSRPGMRSSFRAHNSNKRGRMEQVTPEEEEKKKVRRERNKQAAAKCRNRRRELTDTLQAETDELEDEKSILQNDIANLLKEKERLEFILAAHQPICKIPSELDTDFSMVSISSSHPCLSTAVSSQTQITIPKSTTITSSLPTFTSTSNSIFSSISSSNSSILSTATISSSSVVKMTDLDSSVLEESLDLLAKTEMETARSVPEVDLSNSLYTTQDWEPLHASANTSDFEPLCTPVVTCTPAGTTYTSSFMFTFPEADTFPSCGTAHRRGSSSNDQSSDSLSSPTLLAL, via the exons ATGATGTTTACTACTTTCAACACGGAGTGCGATTCCTCCTCTCGCTGCAGCACCGCTTCTCCGTCCGGGGACAATCTGGGATATTACCCGTCACCAGCGGGATCTTACTCCAGCATGGGATCTCCCCAGTCTCAG GATTTCACTGACCTGACAGCATCAAGTGCCTCCTTCATCCCCACCGTCACAGCTATTTCGACAAGCCCAGATCTGCAGTGGATGGTCCAGCCTTTGATCTCCTCAGTGGCCCCTTCTCACAGAGCTCCCCCCTACAGCCCCAGCCCTGCATACTCCAGACCAGGCATGAGGTCTTCATTCAGGGCGCATAACTCTAATAAGAGGGGCAGAATGGAACAG GTGAcacctgaggaggaagagaagaaaaaagttcgcagagagagaaacaagcaggcagcagcaaaatgccgcaacaggaggagagagctcACAGACACTCTGCAAGCT GAAACAGATGAGCTAGAGGATGAGAAGTCCATCCTGCAGAATGATATTGCTAATCTTctaaaggagaaggagaggctCGAGTTCATACTGGCTGCCCATCAACCCATTTGCAAAATCCCCTCAGAGCTGGACACTGACTTCTCCATGGTGTCCATTTCATCTTCCCACCCCTGCCTCTCCACCGCCGTGTCCTCCCAGACACAGATCACCATCCCAAAGTCAACCACTATCACTTCCAGCCTGCCAACATTCACTTCAACCTCCAACTCCATCTTctccagcatcagcagcagcaacagctccATCCTCTCCACCGCCACCAtctcctccagcagcgtggtCAAGATGACAGACCTGGACTCCTCCGTCCTGGAGGAGTCTCTGGATCTGCTGGCAAAGACGGAGATGGAGACGGCGCGGTCAGTTCCGGAGGTTGACCTGTCCAACTCCCTCTACACAACTCAGGACTGGGAGCCCCTTCACGCCTCAGCCAACACCAGTGACTTTGAGCCCCTGTGCACACCTGTGGTGACCTGCACACCAGCCGGCACCACCTACACATCTTCTTTTATGTTTACCTTCCCAGAAGCAGACACCTTCCCCTCTTGTGGCACCGCCCAcaggagaggaagcagcagcaacGACCAGTCCTCTGATTCCCTCAGCTCCCCAACCCTGCTGGCCCTTTAA